A single Halobellus ruber DNA region contains:
- a CDS encoding multiprotein bridging factor aMBF1, producing the protein MPECEMCGSEQSSLTTVKVEGAELQLCDDCKEFGTEVRTESSSSTSTKYSTSSSGGSGSSGSGGSTGAGGGSSGGGSTRRRRDMFDDMDEIAADYDQRIREAREGRGLSQEDLAKSLNEKASLIRKLERGDMLPSDDVRSKVESELGISLVEGEDADDTEWSGDSSTTTTLGDVVKRKD; encoded by the coding sequence ATGCCCGAGTGCGAGATGTGCGGCAGTGAGCAATCGTCCCTGACGACGGTCAAAGTCGAAGGGGCCGAACTCCAACTCTGCGACGACTGCAAGGAGTTCGGCACCGAGGTCCGCACTGAGTCGAGTTCCTCGACGTCGACGAAGTACTCGACGTCGAGTTCCGGTGGCTCGGGGTCGTCGGGCTCGGGTGGCTCCACTGGCGCCGGCGGCGGGAGCTCCGGCGGCGGGTCCACCCGCCGACGCCGCGATATGTTCGACGACATGGACGAGATCGCGGCGGACTACGACCAGCGCATCCGGGAAGCGAGGGAGGGCCGCGGCCTGAGCCAGGAGGACCTCGCGAAGTCGCTCAACGAGAAGGCGAGTCTGATCCGGAAGCTCGAACGCGGCGATATGCTCCCCTCGGACGACGTCCGATCGAAGGTCGAGTCGGAACTCGGGATCTCCCTGGTCGAAGGCGAGGACGCCGACGACACCGAGTGGTCCGGCGACTCCTCGACGACGACGACGCTCGGCGACGTGGTCAAGCGAAAGGACTGA
- a CDS encoding RAD55 family ATPase: MYDLGPDLDEEVPPGTNVLVSGPPLSGKRSLCLDILASGTEKGQGSIVVTTKDGADRVLQDYEKRTPYQDRPVAVVDCVTRQQGVADVRDDDRIKYTSSPVDMTGIGIKLSEFLQAFYQNQGIERNRVMLHSLSTLLMYADLQTVFRFLHVFTGRIQSVDGLGVFAIDDSAHDDQTMNTLKQLFDGIVTTQEDGPPSVRLAGD, from the coding sequence ATGTATGACCTCGGCCCGGACCTCGACGAAGAGGTCCCACCGGGAACGAACGTTCTGGTGAGCGGCCCGCCCCTCTCGGGAAAACGCTCGCTGTGTCTCGACATCCTCGCGTCGGGGACCGAGAAGGGCCAGGGATCGATCGTCGTCACCACCAAGGACGGCGCCGACCGGGTACTCCAGGATTACGAGAAACGCACGCCCTACCAGGACCGTCCGGTGGCGGTCGTCGACTGCGTCACCCGCCAGCAGGGTGTGGCCGACGTTCGTGACGACGACCGGATCAAGTACACGTCCTCGCCGGTCGACATGACCGGGATCGGAATCAAGCTCTCGGAGTTCCTCCAGGCGTTCTACCAGAACCAGGGGATCGAACGCAACCGGGTGATGCTCCACTCGCTGTCGACGCTGCTCATGTACGCCGACCTCCAGACGGTGTTCCGGTTCCTCCACGTCTTCACCGGCCGGATCCAGAGCGTCGACGGGCTCGGCGTGTTCGCGATCGACGACAGCGCTCACGACGACCAGACGATGAACACCCTGAAACAGCTGTTCGACGGCATCGTGACGACCCAGGAGGACGGCCCGCCGTCGGTGCGTCTCGCGGGCGACTGA
- a CDS encoding geranylgeranylglycerol-phosphate geranylgeranyltransferase, which produces MRLGERGPVAALRGLLELTRPGNVVAAGVLTFTGSFVAGGFGAAPVPVAAAVLATAFATAAGNAVNDYFDREVDRVNRPDRPIPRGAVSARTGLGFSGLLFLGAVGAAVTLPLAAIAIAVVNLLALVAYTKLFKGLPGVGNVVVAYLTGSTFLFGGAAVGHVTDEAVVVLFALAALATLSREIVKDVEDVAGDRAEGLRTLPIVAGESTALRIGAVVLGVAVAASAVPYLTGVFGLAYVAIVLPADAVMLDAIRRSFADPGFAQRRLKRGMFLAAVAFIAGRAVGAVGVVS; this is translated from the coding sequence ATGAGACTGGGGGAACGCGGGCCGGTGGCCGCCCTCCGGGGGCTTCTCGAACTCACGCGCCCGGGGAACGTCGTCGCCGCCGGGGTGTTGACGTTCACGGGGTCGTTCGTCGCCGGCGGGTTCGGGGCGGCACCCGTACCGGTCGCCGCGGCCGTGCTCGCGACCGCCTTCGCGACCGCGGCGGGCAACGCGGTCAACGACTACTTCGACCGGGAGGTCGACCGGGTCAACCGTCCGGACCGTCCGATCCCTCGCGGGGCCGTCTCCGCACGAACCGGACTCGGGTTCAGCGGCCTGTTGTTCCTCGGGGCGGTGGGCGCCGCCGTCACGCTCCCGCTCGCAGCCATCGCGATCGCTGTGGTCAACCTGCTGGCTCTGGTGGCGTACACGAAGCTGTTCAAGGGTCTCCCCGGCGTCGGCAACGTCGTCGTCGCGTACCTGACGGGATCGACGTTCCTCTTTGGGGGGGCCGCGGTCGGGCACGTTACGGACGAGGCGGTGGTCGTCTTGTTCGCGCTCGCGGCGCTCGCGACGCTCTCCCGGGAGATCGTCAAGGACGTCGAGGACGTCGCCGGCGACCGCGCGGAAGGGCTGCGGACCCTCCCGATCGTGGCCGGCGAGTCGACGGCGCTCCGGATCGGCGCCGTCGTGTTGGGGGTCGCGGTCGCGGCCAGCGCCGTGCCCTACCTCACGGGGGTCTTCGGACTGGCGTACGTCGCCATCGTCCTGCCGGCCGACGCCGTGATGCTCGACGCGATCCGTCGGTCCTTCGCCGACCCGGGGTTCGCACAGCGGCGGCTCAAACGCGGGATGTTCCTTGCGGCGGTCGCGTTCATCGCCGGCCGGGCAGTCGGTGCGGTCGGTGTCGTCTCCTGA
- a CDS encoding DUF7385 family protein, with translation MPARFDQHAVRHRMKLLRDDGEVTLYANRDGVPCPACGDAFSRLLLTERRAHSFDLGGTDRVCVTHEDERLVVCTHDS, from the coding sequence ATGCCAGCCCGCTTCGACCAACACGCGGTCCGTCACCGGATGAAGCTCCTGCGGGACGACGGCGAGGTGACGCTTTATGCGAACCGCGACGGCGTCCCGTGTCCGGCGTGTGGTGACGCCTTCTCCCGGCTGCTTCTCACCGAGCGGCGCGCACACTCGTTCGACCTCGGCGGCACCGACCGGGTCTGCGTGACACACGAGGACGAGCGGCTGGTCGTCTGTACGCACGACTCCTGA
- a CDS encoding DUF7117 family protein, protein MRIRGRRRCQDCGREWSYFDTGRVACPDCGSLRSVGTGDRERHTDAPVELDLSAHRAALDDATDVGDVADELKTTLREYVRQRGFVRGGELRTVDDTLLAAAELLHGVDVYERIRGTPDDSVRLYLLDLLSGADDGRRPDPSRVPDPMADARGLAYAEVLDRFCTDLGAWLDDHPDPAGERVRERLDTHVRRVSAVYGDVPVTESETLIRAARDLGRYLTTDDGAALSTAEERLSGLE, encoded by the coding sequence ATGCGAATCCGTGGGCGCCGCCGGTGTCAGGACTGCGGGCGCGAGTGGTCGTACTTCGACACGGGACGCGTGGCCTGTCCGGACTGCGGGAGCCTCCGGAGCGTCGGGACGGGCGACAGGGAGCGCCACACCGACGCCCCGGTGGAACTCGACCTCTCGGCGCATCGTGCCGCTTTGGACGACGCCACGGACGTCGGCGACGTCGCCGACGAACTGAAGACGACGCTCCGGGAGTACGTCCGCCAGCGCGGGTTCGTCCGCGGCGGCGAGCTCCGGACGGTCGACGACACCCTCCTGGCCGCCGCCGAACTCCTCCACGGTGTCGACGTCTACGAGCGGATCCGCGGCACGCCCGACGACTCGGTCCGGCTGTACCTGCTCGACCTGCTGTCCGGGGCAGACGACGGCAGGCGACCCGATCCGTCCCGGGTTCCCGACCCGATGGCCGACGCTCGCGGCCTCGCGTACGCCGAGGTGCTCGACCGGTTCTGTACGGACCTGGGGGCGTGGCTCGACGACCACCCCGACCCCGCGGGCGAGCGGGTTCGCGAGCGACTCGACACGCACGTCAGGCGTGTCAGCGCCGTCTACGGCGACGTTCCGGTCACGGAGTCGGAGACGCTGATCCGGGCGGCGCGGGACCTCGGACGCTACCTCACGACCGACGACGGGGCGGCGCTTTCGACCGCCGAGGAGCGGCTCTCCGGGCTGGAGTAG
- a CDS encoding PadR family transcriptional regulator has protein sequence MYDLTGFQRDLLYVIAGLEEPHGLAVKDELEEYYEKEIHHGRLYPNLDTLVDKGLIDKGQRDRRTNFYTLTRRGRREIAARKDWEGTYVDVSFDGIDD, from the coding sequence ATGTACGACCTGACCGGATTTCAACGCGACCTGCTGTACGTGATCGCCGGGCTCGAGGAGCCACACGGCCTCGCAGTGAAGGACGAACTCGAGGAGTACTACGAGAAGGAGATCCACCACGGGCGGCTCTACCCCAACCTCGATACGCTGGTCGACAAGGGGCTCATCGACAAGGGACAACGGGACCGACGCACCAACTTCTACACGCTCACCCGGCGCGGGCGCCGCGAGATCGCCGCCCGGAAGGACTGGGAGGGTACCTACGTGGACGTCTCCTTCGACGGGATCGACGACTGA